One part of the Streptomyces ferrugineus genome encodes these proteins:
- a CDS encoding sensor histidine kinase encodes MRTGLSGVRARVTDWAIAVGVAVTLLVTGLSGQYSGTAPDLLGYALLTVGGLALVARRRAPVAVLAVTGLCAAGYQAAGFDVPAVAYLFAVYAAVRAGHRTLTIAASVALLALLPLAALVSGPHDTGEAFARARGALEIAWLIAAGAAGEALRQAERRADEAERTREETARRRADDERLRIARELHDSLTHQISIIKVQSEVAVHVARRRGEQVPEALLAIQVAGREASRELRATLQALRDDDTTPPRGLDHVKELVARARAFGLDTTLTIEGPRGDMPAAVERTAYRIVQEALTNIARHADASAASVRIDCRADTLAIRVDDDGRATPGSAPAPGVGLLGMRERVTALGGHLRAAPRDEGGFSVRAELPVDQTS; translated from the coding sequence ATGAGGACTGGGCTCTCCGGTGTCCGCGCCAGGGTCACAGACTGGGCGATCGCGGTCGGCGTGGCGGTGACGCTGCTGGTCACCGGGCTGTCCGGGCAGTACTCCGGCACCGCGCCCGACCTGCTCGGCTACGCGCTGCTGACGGTCGGCGGCCTGGCGCTGGTCGCGCGCCGCCGGGCTCCGGTCGCCGTGCTGGCGGTCACCGGGCTGTGCGCGGCGGGTTACCAGGCGGCCGGCTTCGACGTGCCGGCGGTGGCGTATCTGTTCGCGGTGTACGCGGCCGTACGGGCGGGACACCGCACCCTCACCATCGCGGCGAGCGTGGCCCTGCTGGCCCTGCTGCCGCTCGCGGCCCTGGTCTCGGGCCCGCACGACACGGGCGAGGCGTTCGCGCGGGCCCGCGGCGCCCTGGAGATCGCCTGGCTGATCGCCGCCGGCGCGGCGGGTGAGGCGCTGCGGCAGGCCGAGCGGCGGGCGGACGAGGCCGAGCGCACCCGGGAGGAGACCGCGCGGCGCCGCGCCGACGACGAGCGGCTGCGGATCGCACGGGAGCTGCACGACTCGCTCACCCACCAGATCTCGATCATCAAGGTGCAGTCCGAGGTCGCCGTCCATGTGGCCCGCAGACGGGGCGAGCAGGTGCCGGAGGCGCTGCTGGCGATCCAGGTGGCCGGCCGGGAGGCGAGCCGGGAGCTGCGCGCGACGCTTCAGGCGCTGCGCGACGACGACACGACCCCGCCGCGCGGGCTCGACCACGTCAAGGAACTGGTGGCACGAGCCCGTGCGTTCGGCCTGGACACGACGCTGACGATCGAGGGACCGCGCGGCGACATGCCCGCCGCGGTGGAGCGGACCGCCTACCGGATCGTTCAGGAGGCGCTCACCAACATCGCCCGTCACGCGGACGCGAGCGCGGCGTCGGTCCGGATCGACTGCCGTGCGGACACCCTCGCGATACGCGTCGACGACGACGGCAGGGCGACGCCGGGCAGCGCCCCGGCGCCCGGCGTCGGGCTGCTCGGGATGCGCGAACGGGTCACCGCCCTGGGCGGCCACCTGCGCGCCGCGCCCCGCGACGAGGGCGGCTTCAGCGTCCGGGCCGAACTCCCCGTGGACCAGACGTCATGA